The genomic stretch TGTTCTAAgttctctttctttctggaaCGCACTTGCTGCCTAGACAACACACCAAGAACCTTGGTATCTGCGAGGCCCCACGGAAACTCTCTCACTCACCTTAGAACGATCCACTTGTCACACAGCCAACACATCCCACGGAGATAACACCACAATAATGTCGATAAGAGCACTCCCTTGACTTCCTACACATTGTTTAATGAAAAGAATTTCCTTCATTCCTGCTTGCTGTCACCCACTCAGGCTGTTCCTGGAAGCATCAGAAAAGGAATGAGAGCAGGTAACAGCTGCTCTGTTGGTCCAATAGGGTGAACATTCTGCTGATTCAACAAAAAGATGCAACAACTGAACAGGAACTAAAGTACACCAGTCTCAAGAAAGATCCACATTCGGTCTACGACTTACCTCTTCTGAACTGGTTCCTTCttcaggaaataaatatttttggggCAGGAAAGTAGATTTTAAAGGATAATTATGATTAACATTATCAGTGTTTCTGGGGAAGCTGGACAGAAAAATATCACTTATGTTCCACAGAATCTGGACAGCATGCAGTGTCCATTACACACttctaggggaaaaaagcagacCTGTAAGCTACAGAAATTCTCTCAAAGTAAATCTTGGAAGACAGGACTAGGCATCCCCCACACTGATGGAGAATGGCCCAAATATCTGCCACGTTGCCAATGAGAGACAGGAAGTAAACACAGCAACAAACAAacccagcaaaacaaaagcatgtGCAGTTtaatagagaagaaaataaatttttttttttaagttccaTTCTCCtgtattaaaatgcaaattttggCAACATCTTGAATACCAAGACCCATCTAGTGAGACAAAGAGCAGAGGGGCAATGAGGGAAAGATTCAGGGAAGGCTCAGCAGCATGATCCAAACTCCAAAAGGTTCTCTTTGACCAAAAACATTCCACACCAAACCCAAGTAATTAAAGGCATAAAGGGTAGATGTTTTCAATAAGAGCAATACCAGGAAGAACAACAGTGCCCTAAGTTATGCAGAACTTCTGTGTGACCTGAGAGGAtcccaggaaagcagcactgtGTGCTAGAACCATTCCAGAAGTATTCGACTGTAATCCTGTATTTTGCACCCTGGGAACTGCGACCTCCACAGCTAAACAGACATTCTCCATTTCCTCCCCAAAGATGTATCCAAATCTTCCCCTTTCCCTATGCCTGCCACAAAGAATTTACAGAGTGCTGCAAatgcattctgtgattctttgactTTTCCCACATGCCAGGATGCTTTGTGCCTTTTCAGCAATTTCAAGTACAAACCGAGTTCTTAAAGGTTCTGCAATTAGAGTCATGAACAGCACTGATCCCAGTCCCCACAAATCTTCTTCAAGAAAATGACACCAAACCTGAACCACAAATCCAGTCAAAACATTAACTGGGTGGAAGAATTTCTACAATAGAAaaccagagctgggctgctctgtAGATGTGGAGGATTGGTGTGCACATCCAGACACCAGAATGAGCCGTGTGTGATAACAGGACACACCATCTCTACCCAGACTGACCATGCAGGAGCacaagaaggggaagaaaagcacaACAAGATTACACCCGCCCACTCAACTGCCCTTAAATATCATGTCTGAAGAAGAGCACAGATCCACCATGGCAAGAGCTGTGGAAGCTGCTCTAAGTACCCTACAATACACAAGGAAAGCAGTTTGTAGTGCCAGCCTCCCACAGCAACACTCccaaaacagcagcaacaatGTTCATCAGTCTGCATGTTACCAACTGTCATgcaacacattccacatgtcaGGCCAGAGGCAGCACAAGGAACTGTCTCTGACAGGAGATATTCATAACCTCAAAGGACTCTGTGGCCATTTCAATACCACATATTATCTCAAGATGAAGAGGGCCTCCAGCATCAGACCCTTGGAACTTGGGAAAGAGTCCTGGGCAGAAACGCTCTGGGCCAATCCTACCTCCCGCTAGGCATGCTCCATTTCTCACTTTGTAGCATTAATTCTCAAGAAAAAGGCATCATCTCACATCTCCTATTCATCTCTTCTGATGTCATGGACCATGGTCTTACAAATTGTTTCCAGTTCTCTCAGGTAAGTCTTCCCTGCTCCAGAACGCCATCCCAATTTTAACAATGACTCTGTTGGACCAACCAAAATGGAGAAATCACTCTCTGCTGATTGAAAATACATTAGACCAGAAGTCCAAATCGTCAGCTGTCCCTATATCTCTCATAGAGGAAAATGACAGAGGATGAGGACAAAGAACAAATCACAGCGGATACCATCAAGGTCAGCATTCTGCAAAGGCAATAAGGAGGTACACAGTGCCTGCAGGTCTGTTACCCGCACAGCCTCCTTCTTTTGCGCTCCTACAATAAACCCGGGAGAAAACACTACGTACCAGGCAGCAAAAGCGCTGTCTGCAGGGCTGACTCCTTAGAAAAGTGACTTCATTTTAGGAGAAAACAATTCAAATCCACAGCAGCAAACGTAGGCTGCGGACCGTAATATCACACGGGTGCCGCTATACCTTTTTCTTTAGCAAGCCTTCCCCTCCCACCAACCGGAGTTCCCGGGCTCCGGGAGGACCCTGCGACAGCTGCAAAGGTGCCTTTGATTTCTTAAGCACCCGTCAAGCACCCACCACTCTCGGGCCGCGGCAATTTGGCCTGGACGCCACCAGCTACTGCTCAGGGCACAGCTGAGAAGGcgcagaaaaaggagaaaagaagcagATGCGAGCAAGGTATTGCCACTGACCGTGTCGAGGAGAGCGGAGGGCTCCGGCTGCGAGTCCttgggcgcggggccgggcggcggcggagggAAGTTGGGGCTGAAAACCATGAGGTCGCTCTTGGCCGCGCCGTCCGCCACGCACAGGCTGCGGCTGTGGCGCTGCGAGTACGACCAGCTGCCCACTTCGCTGGCGCACACGAGCGTCGTGGGCCCGGGCCCCGAGAGCACGGCCGCCCGCGGCGCCCAGCGCGACGCCCCGTACAGCACCACGGCCAGCAGGAACAGGCTCGACACCGCGCAGATGGCCACCACCAGCCACACGTTGGTCGCCGCGCTCGCCGCGCCGGGGCCGAGCTCCACGCCCACCGCCGACCGCGACaccgacgacgacgacgacgacgaggaTCCCGCGGCCAGCGCCGCCTCGGCGGCCTCGAGCAGCGACACGCTGAGCGTGGCCGTGGCCGAGCGCGCCGGCTCGCCGTGGTCGCGCACGACGATCAGCAGCCTCTGGCGAGGCCCGTCCGCCTCGTCCAGCGCCCGCGCCGTGCTCACCTCGCCGCTGTAGAGCCCCACGCGGAACGGGCCCTTGCCCCGCGGCTCCCACAGCTCGTAGCGCAGCCACGCGTTGTAGCCCGAGTCGGCGTCCACGGCGCGGATCTTCGCCACCACCTGCCCCGCCGGCGCCCCCCACGCCGCCCACGCCCACAGCGTGCCCGACTCCGagccccagcccgcccccgccgccgcctcggccGCCGCGGCGCCCGCCTCCGCTGCCGAGCCCgcgggcggcagcagcgccggcgcGTTGTCGTTCTCGTCCAGCACGAAGAGCTGCACCGTGGCGTTGCCGCACAGCGGCGGCTCCCCCGCGTCCACCGCGCGCACCTCGaactgcagcacctgcagctcctcgTAGTCCAGGGGCTGCAGCGCCCACAGGCGCCCGCTCTCCGCGTCCACCGACACGTAGCTCGACGCCGACCGCCACCCGCCGCCCGCGCCGACCcccgacgacgacgacgacgccgcggccccgccgccgcccacGCCGCCCTCCCACACCGAGTAGCTGACGCGCCCGTTGCCCGCCTCGTCCGGGTCCCGCGCCCACAGCCGCGCCagctccgcgcccgccgcgttgtTCTCCCGCGCCAGCACCGTGTACACGGCCTGCGCGAACGCGGGCGCGTTGTCGTTCACGTCCGACACCGGCACCCGCAGCCCGCGGCTGGCGCGCAGCGCCGGCGCCCCGCCGTCCTCCGCACGCACCTCCACCTCGTACTCCGACACCCGCTCCCGGTCCAGCGCCTCGCGCAGCACCAGCGAGTACGAGCCCGCGAACGTCGCCTCCAGACCGAACGGCGACGCCGGCCACACCCAGCACCGCACGCGCCCGTTCTCCCCCGAGTCCCGGTCCGACACGCTCAGCAGGGCCACCACCGTCCCCACCGACGCGTCCTCCGGCACCGGCACCGACAGCGACGTCACCCACACCTCCGGCGCGTTGTCGTTCACGTCCACCACCTCCAGCACCACCTTGCAGTGACCCGACAGCGGGGGCGTTCCCTTATCTGTCGCTTCAATACGAAAGTCATATATACTGACTTCTTCGAAGTCTAGGTGTCCCGTGAGGTGAATTTCCCCAGTATTCGGATTGATGGAAATCACATCTTTTCCACTCGGGGGAATGAAGTTCGTCGCAGCATAGGTCACTTCACTGTTAA from Anomalospiza imberbis isolate Cuckoo-Finch-1a 21T00152 chromosome 15, ASM3175350v1, whole genome shotgun sequence encodes the following:
- the LOC137483335 gene encoding protocadherin alpha-2-like, encoding MGERWCAVMRVLVLQAAWALAGGQVRYSVPEEAKAGTVVGRLAQDLGLEAGEAEARRLRLVAPGRRASVEVSGASGALLVSSRLDREELCGKSAPCALRLEVLLERPLRVFHVELEVTDINDNAPIFPAARKNLSIAEFTTLPGSRFPLEGASDADIGANAQLSYTLSPSEHFSLDMQKSNERNIEPELVLTKPLDRETISVHRLVLTATDGGRPSLTGTMELVISVLDTNDNAPQFNQSVYKVQLLESAAVGMFVARVNATDADEGINSEVTYAATNFIPPSGKDVISINPNTGEIHLTGHLDFEEVSIYDFRIEATDKGTPPLSGHCKVVLEVVDVNDNAPEVWVTSLSVPVPEDASVGTVVALLSVSDRDSGENGRVRCWVWPASPFGLEATFAGSYSLVLREALDRERVSEYEVEVRAEDGGAPALRASRGLRVPVSDVNDNAPAFAQAVYTVLARENNAAGAELARLWARDPDEAGNGRVSYSVWEGGVGGGGAAASSSSSGVGAGGGWRSASSYVSVDAESGRLWALQPLDYEELQVLQFEVRAVDAGEPPLCGNATVQLFVLDENDNAPALLPPAGSAAEAGAAAAEAAAGAGWGSESGTLWAWAAWGAPAGQVVAKIRAVDADSGYNAWLRYELWEPRGKGPFRVGLYSGEVSTARALDEADGPRQRLLIVVRDHGEPARSATATLSVSLLEAAEAALAAGSSSSSSSSVSRSAVGVELGPGAASAATNVWLVVAICAVSSLFLLAVVLYGASRWAPRAAVLSGPGPTTLVCASEVGSWSYSQRHSRSLCVADGAAKSDLMVFSPNFPPPPPGPAPKDSQPEPSALLDTNADLDGIRCDLFFVLILCHFPL